CGCCTACCACAACTACATCGCCTATGCCGCGCCCGCCTGCCCCATGCCCGGCGCCGTGCGCCACGACTTCGACATCGCGCGCGGGGTGGCCGAACAACTGGCGCGGCCCATCCCCTTCCCGGACCGGGAGGACGTGCTGCGGCAGGCCCTGCGCTCGCCCCACATTGAAGCATCGCTTGAAGAATTGAGGGCCACCGGTTGGACAAAAGCCAAGCGTAGTTCCGTGGCGTGGGAAGGCCTGCGTTTTGCCCATCCCGACGGGCTGTACCACCTGCCAGAGGCCCTGCATCTGGATGGCGCAGCCGCAGCCGTACAGGATGGCGCATCGCCGGGCGACTATCCCTTGCACCTGCTGACCCTGCTGGCCCCGGACTACGTGAACTCGCAGGTGGGCTTGCCCGGTCGCCAGCCCGACGCCGCCCCCATCACCGTGCAGGTGGCGCCGGAATGTCCCGCCCTGTCCGCACTGGACCTGGACCGCCCCGTGTTCATCGTCTCGCCGCATGGCCGCATGCCCGTACAGGTGCAGACCCGGCCCGGCATCCACCCCCGCACCGTCATCATGCCGCGCGGCGGCTGGCTGGCCCATGGTCGCTCGCCCAATGCGCTCATCGCCCCGCTGTCCACAGACATGGGCGACGGGGCTGCGTATTATGAGCAGCGGGTGCGGCTGGAGAATTAAGGCCTGTTGGCGCTATGGTCCTTTTGCCATCTGCCTGCGTCAGAATGTTTTTTATTCCGGTCGAATACCACCAGAGTATACTCCCTCCATAAAAAAACCATTCTTCCTTGGCAGAGAACAAAAAACCTCATAGCGCTAGCAGGCCGTCAAAAGGCAGCCAAACCGTTTGACACTACTCTTGTGAAACATTTTTTGGGGAGGCGATAGGGGGTCTCCCCTTCCCCCGGTTCTCCTAGAGCAACACCAACCGGCTTGCCACGGGCATGCGCCAGCCGGTGCCGAAGGCGCGGTCGGTAACCTTCAGGCCGGGGGCGGCCTGCCGCCGCTTGAATTCGGAAATGCGCACCAGCCGCAGCACGTTGTCCACCACGGCGGGGTCGAAGCCTTCGGCCACCACGGCGTTGCGGTCCATGTGATGCACCACGCAGCATTCCAGAATGGCGTCCAGCACGTCGTACGGGGGCAGGCTGTCGGTGTCCTTCTGATCGGGCCGCAGTTCGGCGGAGGGGGCCTTGTCCAGGATGGCCGTGGGAATCAGGTCGTACCCCGCCTGGGCGTTGCGCCAGCGGCACACCCGGTACACCAGGGTCTTGGGCACGTCGGCAATGACCGCAAGGCCCCCGGCCATGTCGCCGTAGATGGTGCAGTAGCCCACGGCCAGTTCGGACTTGTTGCCGGTAGTCAGCAGCACCGCGCCCGACTTGTTGGACACGGCCATGAGCAGGTTGCCCCGGATGCGCGACTGGATGTTTTCCTCTGTCACGTCGCGCGCCGTGCGGCCCAACGCGCCGAACACCGGGGCCAGCGCCGCGTCGAAGCCCTCCATCATCGGGCCGATGGGCACCGTGTGCACCGCATCCACGGACAGGCCCAGATTGCGGGCCACGGCCAGCGCGTCGGTCACGCTGCCTTCGCTGGAATGGGGCGAGGGCATCAACAGCACCCGCAGGTTTTCCGGCCCCAGCGCATCTGCCGCGACAGTCGCCACCAGCGCTGAATCCACCCCGCCGGAAAGGCCCAGCACCGCGCCCGTGAACCCGCACTTGCGGGCGTAGTCGCGCGTGCCCATGACCAGCGCCTGCCACACCTGCGCCTCCGGCTCCGCAGGGTCCGGGCAGATGGAGCCCGTACCCGCCGCAACATCCACCAGCACCGTGTCTTCCTCGAACGGGCGCCCGCGCGCGATGAGATGCCCCACCGCGTCAAAGGCCACGCTCTTGCCCGCGAACAGCAAATCGTCGTTGCCGCCCACCTGGTTGGCGTACAGCACCGGCACCCGGTAACGCGAGGCAACGCGCGACAGCATGCGTTCGCGCACCGCCTGCTTGCCCAGCGTGAACGGCGAGGCCGACAGGTTGATGATGGCGTCCACCCCCGCCAGCCCAAGGTCCGCCACCGGGTCGGTCTCGTACTGGCGGTGTTCCTGCCAGAAGGTCTTGTCGTTCCAGATGTCCTCGCACACGGTGACTCCCAGCCGCCAGCCCGCCACCGTCACCGCGCCGCAGTTCACCCCCGGCTCGAAGTACCGGCGCTCGTCGAACACGTCGTACGTGGGCAGCAGCACCTTGCGCGTGGCCACCGTTACCGTGCCCTCGTGCAGCAGCACCGCCGCGTTGTGCAGCCGGTTGCCCACCGGCGTGGGGTTGGGCACCGGAGCGCCCACCAGCACCGGCGGCGCATCCTTCAGCCGCTGCGCCAGCGCCTCAAGCGCCTTGCGGCAGCCCGGCACGAAGTCGCTTCGCAGCAGCAGATCGCGTGGCGGGTACCCGCAGATGGCCAGCTCCGGCGTGACGCACAGCCCCGCACCCCGCGCCGCCGCATCACGGACCGCCGCCTCGATGCGCGCCGCATTGCCCGCCACGTCGCCCACCACCATGTTCAACTGCAACAACGCGATGTTCATTGATGTTCTCCGGAATGACAGCGGCTGGGATGGACCTCGGGGAGAGGGGAGAAAACTTCTGGAAAAGTTTTCTCCCCTCTCCCCGAACCCCTCTCCCCTCTTTCAAAACGTTTTCATTGGGGTGCATACTGGCAAGGCGCAGCCGGTGCCAACTACGATCCCAGCGTACCCACTCCCAGCCACCAAATAAAAAGTTTTGAGGAGGGATGGGGGTGCGGGGGAAGGGAGGAACTTTTTCAAAAGTTCCTCCCTTCCCCCGCGTATTCTTCAATCACAGCCTACAGCATGTCCAGCATGGAATACAGGGTGCCGGGCTGCTGCTGAGGCAGCCACTTTGCGGCGCGCAGAGCGCCCTGGGCGAAGTTTTCGCGCGAATGGGCCTGGTGGGTGATTTCGATGCGTTCTCCGGGGCCCATGGCGTAGATGGTATGCACGCCCACCACGTCGCCGCCGCGAATGGTCTGAATGCCGATTTCGTCCTTGGGCCGCTCGCCGATGATGCCTTCGCGGTGGTAGTTGGCCACATCCGGCAGGTTCCAGCCGCGCGCCTCGGCCAGGCATTCGGCAAGGCGCAGGGCGGTGCCGCTGGGCGAATCCTTCTTGCGGTTGTGGTGCAGTTCCACCATTTCCAGGTCGTACTGCTCGCCCAGTTGCTGCACCAGTTGCGGCAGGATCTTGAGCAGCACGTTGACGCCGATGCTCATGTTGGGCGCCCAGAAGATGCGCGCGGTCCTGGCCAGGTCGGCCAGTTCCGCCTTCTGTTCTACGGTAAGGCCCGTGGTGCCGATGACGTGCGACACCCCGGCCTTGGCGGCGGCGCGGGCGTTGGCCATGCTGGCCTCGGGCGAGGTGAAGTCCACCACCACGCCGCCGGGCACCATGGCGAACACCGCATCCGGGTCGCTGCCCGAAGGGCATTTCCACACGTCGAGCGAGGCCAGGCGTTCGGGACGTTCGACGACGGCGGCCAGCGTAAGGGCCGGGTCTTCCTGCGCCATGCGGCAGATGGTGGACCCCATGCGGCCACCGGCGCCCGTGACGATGATCGAAGTGCTCATGCTCGCTCCTTATGCGTTATGCGCGCCGCCGAAACCGGATGCAGCCCGGCGTGCGCGGCGTCTGATCGGAAATGGCGGAAATCACAGCAGCGAATGCTGGTCCTTCTTGCGGGGCATGGCCGGTGCGTCGGCGCTGTCAGTCCTGCCGGTCCTGTCGGTGATGTCGGCCCGGCCGGGGCCGCCCGACATCACGGGAGCCACGCCGGAAGCCACGCCTGATGCCGCGTCGGCAGAGATCGCGGCGGGCGCATCGGCGAGAACTTCAGGGGCGGTGGGAACATCCGCCGAAACTTCGGGGGCTTCGCCCTCGTTGCCGGGCGCTCCATCACCATCCCCCGGCACATCCCCGCCCCTGCCTTCCAGCAGGTCCAGAAATTCCTGTTCCCGCAGTACCCGTATGCCGAGTTTTGTGGCCTTGTCGAGCTTGGAACCGGGCTTGTCACCCACCACCAGCAGGTCCAGCTTCTTGCTGACGCTGCCAAGGATGTTGGCCCCGGCGGCCACGGCGCGGCGCTCCGCGTCGGAGCGGGTGAGCGTGGTCAGCGAGCCGGTGAACAGCACGCCCAGCCCGGCCAGCGGACCGCTGCCTTCGCCCGGCGCTCCTGCCGCGTCCGCTTCCGAGCGCACGGGGCGCACCGGCCACAGTCCCACGTCCCGCAGGCGTTCCAGCAGGGCCCGGTTGCCCTCGTTGGCGAAGAAGGCGCGGATGGATGCGGCCACCTCCGGCCCGATGTCCGGCAGTTGTTGCAATGTTTCGGCTTGTGCCGCGCCCAGCGCGTCGAGGTCGGCGAAGTGCGCGGCCAGGGTACGCGCGGTCTGTTCGCCCACGTGGCGGATGCCCAGCGCGCAGATGAGCCGGTTCAGGGTGGCCCCGGTGCGTGCCGTGTCAAAGGCGGCGATGAAGTTTTCCGCCAGTTTCGGCCCCATGCGCTCGAAGGCCAGCAGGGTCTGCTTGTCCAGCCCGAACAGGTCCGCCGGGCTGGTCACCTTGCCCCGGTCCACCAGCAGTTCCACCCATCTGCGGCCCACGCCCTGAATATCCAGCCCGGCCTTGGACACGAAGTGGATAATGGACTGGCGCACCACGGCGGGGCACCCCACGTTGACGCAGCGCCACGCGGCCTCGCCGGGTTCGCGCCGCACCGGGGTGTGGCAGACGGGGCACTCGGCGGGAAATTCGAACTCCGGCAGGCCGCTGGCGGGGCGCTGGTCCACCAGCGGGCGCACCACCTCCGGAATCACGTCGCCCGCGCGCTGCACCACCACCATGTCGCCCACGCGCAAGTCCTTGGCGCGGATTTCGTCCTCGTTGTGCAGGGTGGCGCGCGACACGGTAACCCCGCCCACGGCCACCGGGGCCAGTTCCGCCACCGGGGTCAGCACCCCCGTGCGGCCCACCTGAATGGCGATGTGCTCCAGCCGGGTGGTTGCCTGATGGGCGGGAAACTTCAGGGCGATGGCCCAGCGCGGGGCGCGGGCGGTGTAGCCCAGCGCGGCCTGCGCGGACAGGTCGTCCAGCTTGGCCACCACGCCGTCGATATCGAAGGGCAGTTCCGACCGGCGGCGGCCCAGGTCTTCGTAGTAGGCCATGACCTGCGCCGGGGTTTCGCAGCGGCGCGCATCGGGCGGGGTGCCAAAGCCGTAGTCCGCCAACGCGGCCATGACCTGTCCGTGGGTGGCCCAGCGAGCTTCCGGCCCTTGCGCGGCGGAAGCCGCGCCGTCGCTGGCCTCCGCAGGCCAGACCACCTGCCCCACCCCGTAGGCCAGAAAGCGCAGCGGACGCCCCGCCGTGACCGAGGCATCCAGTTGGCGCACCGAACCGGCGGCGGCGTTGCGCGGATTGGCGAACAGCTTTTCGCCCGCGCCACGCCGCGCCGCGTTGAGGGCATCGAATTCCGCGCGGGTGATGACCACCTCGCCGCGCACTTCCAGCCGGGCCGGGTGCGGCCCATCGCCGTGCAGGCGCAACGGCAGGTTGCGCACGGTGCGCATGGCGGTGGTGACGATTTCGCCCTTTTCGCCGTCGCCCCGCGTGAGCGCGGTGGTGAACACCCCGTTCTCGTAGATCACTTCCAGCGCCAGGCCGTCCATCTTGGGGTCGCACCAGAAGGCGGTGGGCGCGTCCGGCTCTGCCCGCAGCATGCGCTGGATGAACCCGTCCCACTCTTCCGCCGAAAAGGCGTTGTCCAGGCTGTACATGCGCAGGGTGTGGGCCTGCGTCTCCAGCGCCGCCACCACGGTGTCACCCACCCGGTGGGTGGGCGAATCGGGCGTGCGCAGGCTGGGCCATTCCGCCTCGATGTCCTGCAATTCGCGGAACAGGGCATCGTATTCGGCGTCGGAGATTTCCGCGTCGTCCAGCACGTAGTAGCGGTGGCTGTGGTAGTTCAACTGGTCGCGCAGGGCTTCCGCGCGGGCGGCCACATGGGCGGGCGCGGCGTCTTGCCCGGCATCCTGCCCGGCGTCCTGCTCGACGTTCGGCTCGGAAACGGGGGCGGGAGGCACAGGGGAAATATCGTCGGAAATGCTCACAGCGTGATCTCGTCGGTCCATTGGTGTTGCAGCAGGGCCACCTCGTCGCGCCATGCGGGGCCGAGGCGGCGGGTCATGTAGTCGTGTTCTGCGCGGGCGGCGGCATCCATGAAGCCGTCCACGGAGCGCGCCGTGGTGTGGTAGCGATGCCGGACCACCAGTTGATGGTCCACCACCACCGGCCAGCCCGCGCGGTGCGCCCGCAGGGACAGCCAGACGTCCACCCCGTAGCCGCGCGGGTTGGCGGCGCAGTCCGCGCCGCCAACCTCGCGGGCGCAATCAAGGTCGATGATCGGGGCGATGCCGTCCACCAGCGCCACCCGCCGGTACTGGAGGCGCGCGTCACGCACCATCTGCGGGTGGTAGGGGTTGCGGTCCACCGCCGGGGCGTACACCCCTACCTTGCTTTCCGGCCCGCCCAGCCCGCGCGCGGCCAATGCCGCGCCCATGCGGGCCATGCGCAGGGCCGCCCGCGCCACCAGTGGCGGGCGCGTCTCGAAGGAAATGTCGTTGTTCAGGAACCACAGGTGCGTGCAGCCCATGTCCCGCGCCGCGTCCATGCAGTACGCCAGCGCGCCGCCCCAGAACAGGTTGTCCGGCAGCCTGCGCCATGCGCCCATGGC
This genomic window from Nitratidesulfovibrio sp. SRB-5 contains:
- a CDS encoding NAD+ synthase; protein product: MNIALLQLNMVVGDVAGNAARIEAAVRDAAARGAGLCVTPELAICGYPPRDLLLRSDFVPGCRKALEALAQRLKDAPPVLVGAPVPNPTPVGNRLHNAAVLLHEGTVTVATRKVLLPTYDVFDERRYFEPGVNCGAVTVAGWRLGVTVCEDIWNDKTFWQEHRQYETDPVADLGLAGVDAIINLSASPFTLGKQAVRERMLSRVASRYRVPVLYANQVGGNDDLLFAGKSVAFDAVGHLIARGRPFEEDTVLVDVAAGTGSICPDPAEPEAQVWQALVMGTRDYARKCGFTGAVLGLSGGVDSALVATVAADALGPENLRVLLMPSPHSSEGSVTDALAVARNLGLSVDAVHTVPIGPMMEGFDAALAPVFGALGRTARDVTEENIQSRIRGNLLMAVSNKSGAVLLTTGNKSELAVGYCTIYGDMAGGLAVIADVPKTLVYRVCRWRNAQAGYDLIPTAILDKAPSAELRPDQKDTDSLPPYDVLDAILECCVVHHMDRNAVVAEGFDPAVVDNVLRLVRISEFKRRQAAPGLKVTDRAFGTGWRMPVASRLVLL
- the dapB gene encoding 4-hydroxy-tetrahydrodipicolinate reductase, which codes for MSTSIIVTGAGGRMGSTICRMAQEDPALTLAAVVERPERLASLDVWKCPSGSDPDAVFAMVPGGVVVDFTSPEASMANARAAAKAGVSHVIGTTGLTVEQKAELADLARTARIFWAPNMSIGVNVLLKILPQLVQQLGEQYDLEMVELHHNRKKDSPSGTALRLAECLAEARGWNLPDVANYHREGIIGERPKDEIGIQTIRGGDVVGVHTIYAMGPGERIEITHQAHSRENFAQGALRAAKWLPQQQPGTLYSMLDML
- the ligA gene encoding NAD-dependent DNA ligase LigA, giving the protein MSISDDISPVPPAPVSEPNVEQDAGQDAGQDAAPAHVAARAEALRDQLNYHSHRYYVLDDAEISDAEYDALFRELQDIEAEWPSLRTPDSPTHRVGDTVVAALETQAHTLRMYSLDNAFSAEEWDGFIQRMLRAEPDAPTAFWCDPKMDGLALEVIYENGVFTTALTRGDGEKGEIVTTAMRTVRNLPLRLHGDGPHPARLEVRGEVVITRAEFDALNAARRGAGEKLFANPRNAAAGSVRQLDASVTAGRPLRFLAYGVGQVVWPAEASDGAASAAQGPEARWATHGQVMAALADYGFGTPPDARRCETPAQVMAYYEDLGRRRSELPFDIDGVVAKLDDLSAQAALGYTARAPRWAIALKFPAHQATTRLEHIAIQVGRTGVLTPVAELAPVAVGGVTVSRATLHNEDEIRAKDLRVGDMVVVQRAGDVIPEVVRPLVDQRPASGLPEFEFPAECPVCHTPVRREPGEAAWRCVNVGCPAVVRQSIIHFVSKAGLDIQGVGRRWVELLVDRGKVTSPADLFGLDKQTLLAFERMGPKLAENFIAAFDTARTGATLNRLICALGIRHVGEQTARTLAAHFADLDALGAAQAETLQQLPDIGPEVAASIRAFFANEGNRALLERLRDVGLWPVRPVRSEADAAGAPGEGSGPLAGLGVLFTGSLTTLTRSDAERRAVAAGANILGSVSKKLDLLVVGDKPGSKLDKATKLGIRVLREQEFLDLLEGRGGDVPGDGDGAPGNEGEAPEVSADVPTAPEVLADAPAAISADAASGVASGVAPVMSGGPGRADITDRTGRTDSADAPAMPRKKDQHSLL